One genomic window of Actinoalloteichus hoggarensis includes the following:
- the msrB gene encoding peptide-methionine (R)-S-oxide reductase MsrB codes for MEPVRGATPKVVKSDEEWREELTPVEYRVLRQAGTEPAWTGEYTETKTKGVYLCRACGAELFRSDTKFESNCGWPSFYTPSDADHVILREDLSHGARRTEVLCASCHSHLGHVFEGEGYQTPTDQRWCINSVSLRLAPEGR; via the coding sequence ATGGAACCAGTCCGGGGTGCCACACCCAAGGTCGTGAAGTCCGACGAGGAATGGCGGGAGGAGCTCACGCCGGTCGAGTACCGGGTCCTGCGGCAGGCGGGCACCGAGCCCGCTTGGACGGGCGAGTACACCGAGACCAAGACCAAGGGCGTCTATCTCTGTCGTGCCTGCGGCGCGGAGCTGTTCCGCAGCGACACGAAGTTCGAGTCCAACTGCGGCTGGCCGTCCTTCTACACGCCCTCCGACGCCGACCACGTGATCCTGCGGGAGGACCTCAGCCACGGGGCCCGCCGCACCGAGGTGCTGTGCGCGAGCTGCCACAGCCATCTGGGCCACGTCTTCGAGGGCGAGGGCTACCAGACGCCCACCGACCAGCGGTGGTGCATCAACTCGGTCTCCCTGCGGCTGGCGCCCGAGGGCCGGTAG
- the hemG gene encoding protoporphyrinogen oxidase, which translates to MTRPQHVPHIAVIGGGVSGLTAAYELRRLLGRAARITVLEQSRRLGGKLATAQLGGGAFDVGAEAFLVRRPEVLDLLADLDASGEVVNPTSAGPTVRAGGRTVPMPVTGTVQGVPGSVEALRGVLSAEGVARVAEEPSAPPLRLDGGDVALGRMLRARFGDELTDRLVDPMLGGVYAGDADRLGLRATMPALARALDEGDGSVLHAAAGLLPPAPAPGEPRAPVFGTLRGGLIRLIDRLAEAAGATVRLGLPVHALTRGDVGWRLAFGAVPSPELLEVDAVLLAVPPPAARRLLAVTAPAAAAAYGAIEVASSVVVSLALPPAARLPEASGVLIARGERHDDGTDFTAKAFTFSSRKWRHLGDDRGSAAPLLVRGSIGRVGEISTMQRDDDELIRAVRADLAELTGVRADPIEAVVTRWGGALPQYGVGHVDLVRRIRTEVAGLAGLEVTGAAFDGIGLAACVGGARRAAAAVAAELTSTTILRDSVRG; encoded by the coding sequence GTGACCAGGCCGCAGCACGTCCCGCACATCGCCGTGATCGGCGGCGGGGTGTCCGGACTCACCGCCGCCTACGAGCTGCGCAGGCTGCTCGGACGCGCCGCGCGGATCACCGTGCTGGAGCAGAGCCGTCGTCTCGGCGGCAAGCTCGCGACCGCCCAGCTGGGCGGCGGCGCCTTCGACGTCGGGGCCGAGGCGTTCCTGGTCCGCAGGCCGGAGGTCCTCGATCTCCTCGCCGACCTCGACGCCTCGGGCGAGGTGGTCAACCCCACCTCGGCGGGGCCGACGGTCCGGGCGGGCGGCCGGACGGTTCCGATGCCGGTCACCGGGACCGTGCAGGGCGTCCCCGGCTCGGTGGAGGCGCTGCGCGGGGTGCTCTCGGCGGAGGGTGTCGCCAGAGTGGCCGAGGAGCCCTCGGCCCCACCGCTGCGTCTCGACGGCGGCGACGTCGCACTCGGTCGGATGCTGCGGGCGCGCTTCGGCGACGAACTCACCGACCGGCTCGTCGATCCGATGCTGGGCGGGGTCTACGCGGGCGACGCGGACCGGCTGGGGCTGCGCGCCACCATGCCCGCCCTCGCCAGGGCGCTCGATGAGGGCGACGGCTCGGTGCTGCATGCCGCGGCCGGACTCCTCCCGCCCGCCCCGGCGCCCGGCGAGCCCAGAGCCCCGGTGTTCGGCACGCTGCGCGGCGGCCTGATCAGACTGATCGACCGGCTGGCGGAGGCCGCGGGCGCCACGGTGCGACTCGGCCTGCCGGTGCACGCGCTGACCAGGGGCGACGTCGGCTGGCGGCTCGCCTTCGGCGCGGTGCCGAGCCCGGAGCTGCTGGAGGTCGACGCCGTGCTGCTGGCCGTGCCGCCGCCCGCGGCGCGGCGCCTGCTCGCGGTGACCGCTCCGGCCGCGGCCGCCGCCTACGGCGCCATCGAGGTGGCCTCCAGTGTCGTGGTCAGCCTGGCGCTGCCGCCCGCGGCTCGGCTGCCCGAGGCCAGCGGCGTGCTGATCGCGCGGGGCGAACGGCACGACGACGGCACCGACTTCACCGCCAAGGCGTTCACCTTCTCCAGCCGCAAGTGGCGCCATCTCGGCGACGATCGCGGCTCCGCGGCGCCACTGCTGGTCCGGGGCTCCATCGGCCGGGTCGGCGAGATCTCGACCATGCAGCGTGACGACGACGAGCTGATCCGCGCGGTCCGCGCGGATCTCGCCGAGCTCACGGGCGTCCGAGCCGACCCGATCGAGGCCGTGGTGACGCGCTGGGGCGGGGCGCTGCCCCAGTACGGCGTCGGCCACGTCGACCTGGTGCGGCGGATCAGGACGGAGGTCGCCGGGCTGGCGGGCCTGGAGGTGACCGGTGCCGCCTTCGACGGCATCGGGCTGGCCGCCTGCGTGGGCGGGGCGCGACGGGCCGCCGCCGCCGTGGCGGCGGAGCTGACCTCCACGACGATCCTGCGTGACTCGGTGCGAGGATGA
- the ligD gene encoding non-homologous end-joining DNA ligase, with translation MADAVEIAVPGPHGDRRVRVTNPDKVYFPQPGITKRELVEYYLTVAEPLLTALLHRPTTLKRFPDGVDGEPFYAKRVPKGAPSWVEGVRITFPSGRTAVEVCPTEPAVLAWAANLGTFDFHPWPVRRADVDRPDELRIDLDPQPGTTFDDAVRVALVLAEVLGDAGIVGHPKTSGGRGIHVLVRIRPEHDFVGVRRAVIALAREVARRIPELATVSWWKEERGRRVFLDFNQTARDRTIASAWSVRGTPRATVSTPLRWEQLESVEPDDFTLRTVPDWLAEHGDAHAGIDDDPQSIEPLLEWAARDARDHGLGDLPYPPDHPKMPGEPPRVQPSRERRRPTS, from the coding sequence ATGGCCGATGCCGTCGAGATCGCCGTCCCCGGGCCGCACGGGGACCGACGTGTCCGGGTGACCAACCCCGACAAGGTGTACTTCCCCCAGCCGGGGATCACCAAGCGCGAGCTGGTCGAGTACTACCTGACGGTCGCGGAGCCGCTGCTGACCGCCCTGCTGCATCGGCCGACCACCCTCAAACGGTTCCCGGACGGGGTGGACGGCGAGCCCTTCTACGCCAAGCGCGTGCCGAAGGGCGCGCCGAGCTGGGTGGAGGGAGTGCGGATCACGTTCCCGTCGGGGCGCACCGCCGTGGAGGTGTGTCCGACCGAGCCCGCCGTGCTCGCCTGGGCCGCCAACCTCGGCACCTTCGACTTCCATCCCTGGCCGGTCCGCCGCGCCGACGTGGATCGCCCGGACGAGTTGCGCATCGACCTCGACCCGCAGCCGGGGACCACCTTCGACGACGCCGTCCGGGTGGCGTTGGTGCTGGCGGAGGTGCTCGGCGACGCGGGCATCGTCGGCCATCCCAAGACCTCCGGCGGCCGAGGCATCCACGTGCTGGTCCGCATCCGCCCCGAGCACGACTTCGTCGGGGTCCGCCGCGCGGTGATCGCGTTGGCGCGGGAGGTCGCCCGGCGGATTCCGGAGTTGGCCACCGTCTCCTGGTGGAAGGAGGAGCGCGGCCGCCGCGTGTTCCTGGACTTCAACCAGACGGCACGGGACCGCACGATCGCCTCGGCCTGGTCGGTGCGGGGCACCCCGAGGGCCACCGTCTCCACCCCGCTGCGCTGGGAGCAGCTGGAATCGGTGGAACCGGACGACTTCACCCTGCGCACCGTGCCGGACTGGCTGGCCGAGCACGGCGACGCGCACGCGGGCATCGACGACGACCCGCAGTCGATCGAGCCCCTGTTGGAGTGGGCGGCGCGCGATGCGCGCGACCACGGACTGGGCGATCTGCCCTATCCGCCCGACCACCCCAAGATGCCGGGGGAGCCGCCCAGGGTGCAGCCCAGCCGGGAACGCCGCAGGCCGACGAGCTGA
- a CDS encoding DUF6286 domain-containing protein — protein MRLLVRLLATLVGLGAAVAGVLLVVEVSRSWLRPGGAPLIVPWRAWLEHGSRLGWADREVLAGSLLTIASGLLLCTAASAARRRVLPLADLRPEVSVTTSGRSVARLVDRRLRAEEDVVDVAVRADRRRVRVRVVGADGMPDELRTRLLGLTRRLVADLPLREQPRISLDMRRGRTIR, from the coding sequence ATGCGACTGCTGGTGCGGCTGCTCGCCACGCTCGTCGGCCTGGGGGCCGCGGTCGCGGGGGTGCTGCTCGTCGTCGAGGTGAGCCGGTCCTGGCTGCGTCCGGGCGGCGCGCCGCTGATCGTGCCGTGGCGTGCCTGGCTCGAGCACGGCTCCCGACTCGGCTGGGCGGATCGGGAGGTGCTGGCCGGTTCGCTGTTGACCATCGCGTCGGGCCTGCTGCTGTGCACGGCGGCGTCCGCGGCCCGCAGACGGGTCCTCCCGTTGGCGGACCTGCGACCCGAGGTGTCGGTCACCACGTCCGGTCGATCGGTGGCCCGACTCGTGGACCGTCGCCTCCGCGCCGAGGAGGACGTCGTGGACGTCGCCGTGCGGGCCGATCGACGCCGGGTCCGGGTGCGTGTCGTCGGAGCGGACGGGATGCCGGACGAACTACGCACCCGGCTCCTCGGCCTGACCCGACGGCTGGTGGCGGACCTGCCGCTGCGAGAACAGCCGAGGATCTCGCTGGACATGCGACGCGGGCGGACGATCCGATGA
- a CDS encoding Asp23/Gls24 family envelope stress response protein — protein sequence MATTSGVTRNDEPSTIDVSLLSGPAHAWAAGEQQSGKTSISPAVVQKVAGIAAREISGVAAMGGGVSRAFGALRERIPGGGTSATAGVQVEVGERQAAVDLDIIVEYGMSIAELARAVRRNVVTAVERMTGLDVIEVNIAVNDIRLPEEERPEPASPRVE from the coding sequence ATGGCGACCACCAGCGGGGTGACTCGCAACGACGAACCGAGCACCATCGACGTGAGCCTGCTGTCCGGGCCCGCGCATGCCTGGGCGGCGGGCGAGCAGCAGTCGGGCAAGACCAGCATCTCCCCCGCCGTGGTGCAGAAGGTGGCAGGCATCGCGGCCAGGGAGATCTCCGGCGTGGCCGCGATGGGAGGCGGCGTCTCCCGCGCGTTCGGCGCCCTGCGCGAGCGGATTCCGGGCGGCGGCACCTCCGCCACCGCGGGCGTGCAGGTCGAGGTCGGCGAACGACAGGCCGCCGTCGACCTGGACATCATCGTCGAGTACGGCATGTCGATCGCCGAGCTGGCCAGGGCGGTGCGCCGCAACGTCGTGACCGCCGTCGAGCGGATGACCGGGCTCGACGTGATCGAGGTCAACATCGCGGTGAACGACATCCGGCTCCCCGAGGAGGAGAGGCCGGAGCCCGCCTCTCCCCGCGTCGAATGA
- the hemE gene encoding uroporphyrinogen decarboxylase, with translation MTNAALVPARRDLSDAPFLIAAQGGRPSRTPVWFMRQAGRSLPEYRKVRAGIPMLEACLNPELVCEVTLQPVRRHGVDAAILFSDIVVPLFAAGVDLDIVPGTGPVIAQPVRTAADVAALPSLRDEQVAPVAEAIRLITAEAGDTPLIGFAGAPFTVASYLVEGGPSRNHERTKALMHGEPATWHALLDRLADITLGFLRLQIDAGVDAVQLFDSWAGALSERDYREFVLPHSAKVLGGLADAGLPRFHFGVGTGELLPAMREAGADVVGVDWRTPLDVAARRLVAAAPERPAPVVQGNLDPAVLFAGAPAIEREVDRILAEGRRTGGHVFNLGHGVLPDTDPDAITRVVELVHERGVPSDESEETDAEAETR, from the coding sequence ATGACGAACGCTGCGCTGGTGCCCGCTCGTAGGGACCTCTCCGATGCCCCGTTCCTGATCGCCGCACAGGGCGGTCGTCCCAGCCGTACGCCCGTGTGGTTCATGCGGCAGGCCGGTCGATCCCTGCCCGAGTACCGCAAGGTGCGAGCGGGGATTCCGATGCTCGAGGCGTGCCTGAACCCGGAACTGGTCTGCGAGGTCACCCTGCAGCCGGTCCGCAGGCACGGCGTCGACGCCGCGATCCTGTTCAGCGACATCGTGGTGCCGCTCTTCGCGGCGGGCGTCGACCTGGACATCGTGCCCGGCACCGGCCCGGTGATCGCCCAGCCGGTGCGCACCGCGGCCGACGTCGCCGCGCTGCCGAGTCTGCGAGACGAACAGGTGGCGCCCGTCGCCGAGGCGATCCGGCTGATCACCGCCGAGGCGGGCGACACCCCGCTGATCGGGTTCGCCGGCGCTCCGTTCACCGTGGCCTCGTACCTGGTGGAGGGCGGCCCGAGCCGGAACCACGAGCGGACCAAGGCGTTGATGCACGGCGAGCCCGCGACCTGGCACGCCCTGCTCGACCGGCTCGCCGACATCACCCTCGGCTTCCTGCGCCTGCAGATCGACGCGGGCGTGGACGCCGTGCAGCTGTTCGACTCCTGGGCGGGCGCCCTCAGCGAACGCGACTACCGCGAGTTCGTCCTCCCGCACTCCGCCAAGGTCCTGGGCGGCCTGGCCGACGCGGGCCTGCCCCGATTCCACTTCGGCGTCGGCACCGGCGAGCTGCTGCCCGCGATGCGGGAGGCGGGCGCCGACGTGGTCGGGGTCGACTGGCGGACGCCGTTGGACGTCGCCGCGCGCAGGCTGGTGGCCGCGGCCCCCGAGCGGCCCGCCCCGGTGGTCCAGGGCAACCTCGACCCGGCCGTGCTCTTCGCGGGCGCGCCCGCGATCGAGCGCGAGGTGGATCGCATCCTCGCCGAGGGCAGGCGGACCGGCGGCCACGTCTTCAACCTCGGGCACGGGGTGCTGCCGGACACCGATCCGGACGCGATCACCCGGGTCGTCGAGCTGGTCCACGAGCGCGGCGTCCCCTCCGACGAGTCCGAGGAGACGGACGCGGAAGCCGAAACTCGGTGA
- a CDS encoding alpha/beta hydrolase, with protein MPRIERTVTVLCAALAVLLTAACTVGGSERPPVPLLIDGPTEAPGDDGSDAEVPVPDLETPSGMLAWSDCTAATADRLGDAADGSAEYQCAQLVAPLEAPGMPGFGSTPLNLLRVGSGPTPLVVVDDAAGLPGTLYAARLARSLSPETLETFSLIGVDRRGTGTSFDTSCVRPQDRETVLSYDPTAATAEELRGLQTATESAAKECTLILDQLTRAFDGHRTAGDLEQLRGELGLERLNAIGRGEGAQALTTYAARFPESVGRLVLDGVPDPNLDAVGLAEEQARAAESTLDAFLSDCASGPECPLGSDPRQALDTLFADLAVQPLPTERAPLTHGLATSAILLGLADRAGWSDLADRVASAIDGQGQALAALVEPLLTSSGVDQPRFEAMMINGCNDTRDRIPPNRVAELAEEWAQRHPYFGGQAAQRLMLCSSWPIPTEEPAAPEVGGLPPTMVIATALDPVTPGLGTAKAAEALPGAVLVDWQGAGHGAVGTSTCATGVAEDFLVHGEVPEDTVVCPP; from the coding sequence GTGCCGCGCATCGAACGGACGGTCACGGTGCTGTGCGCCGCGCTCGCCGTGCTGCTCACCGCCGCCTGCACGGTAGGCGGCTCGGAGCGTCCGCCGGTGCCGCTGTTGATCGACGGGCCGACGGAGGCACCCGGCGACGACGGCAGCGACGCCGAGGTGCCGGTTCCCGACCTGGAGACTCCGTCGGGGATGCTCGCGTGGTCCGACTGCACGGCCGCGACCGCCGACCGGCTCGGCGATGCCGCGGACGGCTCGGCGGAATACCAGTGCGCGCAGCTGGTCGCGCCGCTGGAGGCGCCGGGGATGCCCGGCTTCGGCTCGACCCCGCTGAACCTGCTGCGGGTCGGCAGCGGCCCGACGCCACTGGTCGTGGTCGACGACGCCGCGGGCCTGCCCGGCACGCTGTACGCGGCCCGGCTGGCCCGGAGTCTGTCCCCGGAGACGCTGGAGACCTTCTCGCTCATCGGCGTGGACCGGCGCGGCACCGGGACGTCCTTCGACACGAGCTGCGTCCGTCCGCAGGACCGGGAGACGGTGCTGTCCTACGACCCCACGGCGGCCACCGCCGAGGAGCTGCGCGGCCTTCAGACGGCCACCGAGAGCGCGGCCAAGGAGTGCACCCTCATCCTCGACCAGCTGACCAGGGCCTTCGACGGTCATCGCACGGCGGGCGATCTGGAGCAGCTGCGCGGCGAGCTGGGGCTGGAGCGGCTGAACGCCATCGGCCGAGGCGAGGGGGCGCAGGCGCTGACCACCTACGCCGCGCGGTTCCCCGAGTCGGTGGGCCGGCTGGTGCTCGACGGGGTGCCCGACCCGAACCTGGACGCCGTCGGCCTCGCCGAGGAGCAGGCCCGCGCCGCGGAGTCCACCCTGGACGCCTTCTTGAGCGACTGCGCGTCGGGTCCGGAGTGTCCGCTCGGCTCCGACCCCCGGCAGGCCCTCGACACGCTGTTCGCGGACCTCGCCGTCCAGCCGCTGCCCACCGAGCGCGCGCCGCTGACCCACGGTCTGGCCACCTCCGCGATCCTGCTCGGACTCGCCGACCGGGCGGGCTGGTCCGATCTGGCCGACCGCGTCGCGAGTGCGATCGACGGGCAGGGACAGGCGTTGGCGGCGCTGGTCGAGCCGTTGTTGACCTCGTCCGGTGTCGACCAGCCCCGATTCGAGGCGATGATGATCAACGGCTGCAACGACACCCGCGACCGCATCCCGCCGAACCGGGTCGCCGAGCTGGCCGAGGAGTGGGCTCAACGGCATCCCTACTTCGGCGGGCAGGCGGCACAGCGCCTGATGCTGTGCAGCTCGTGGCCCATCCCCACCGAGGAGCCCGCCGCGCCCGAGGTCGGCGGGCTGCCGCCGACCATGGTGATCGCGACGGCGCTGGATCCGGTGACGCCGGGCCTCGGCACCGCCAAGGCCGCCGAGGCGCTGCCGGGCGCCGTGCTGGTGGACTGGCAGGGGGCCGGGCACGGTGCGGTGGGCACCTCCACCTGTGCCACCGGCGTCGCCGAGGACTTCCTGGTGCACGGCGAGGTACCCGAGGACACGGTGGTCTGTCCGCCGTGA
- the hisS gene encoding histidine--tRNA ligase, with amino-acid sequence MKSDNSPPRGTRDLLPAAVADRDHVLAAITEVYRHHGYHRIETPALEDIGRLTGGQGGENEKLIYRVLRRGLTEPLAEGVGLADLVDLGLRYDLTVPLTRFYGAHHAQLPLPFRSFQFGPVWRAERPQKGRYRQFYQCDIDIIGEESVLAEIELIEATVAALDAIGLTGTTVRISDRRLLAAVAEHVGLPEQAWDGFFITLDKLDKIGWDGVSAELVESRGLAAEAVTMVRTQIERLRSVAIDDVVDTLADALPSLDEQVLTDLGSTIAGLAPLAESSGSTWEFDPTLVRGMGYYTGQVFEIVHPDSSSSVAGGGRYDRLIGRSLGREVPACGFSIGFERIVDLLGGTRRGEQVAVLYETDVPAAEVLAVARELRSAGRPAAPVRRRGKFGAQLDRLTDWGFTSFVHLGTRRDSAAPWAERPLGER; translated from the coding sequence GTGAAATCTGACAACAGCCCCCCCAGGGGCACCCGTGATCTGCTTCCCGCCGCCGTCGCCGACCGCGATCATGTGCTGGCGGCCATCACGGAGGTCTACCGGCATCACGGCTATCACCGCATCGAGACGCCCGCGCTGGAGGACATCGGCAGGCTCACCGGCGGCCAGGGCGGCGAGAACGAGAAGCTGATCTACCGGGTGCTGCGGCGCGGACTCACCGAGCCGCTCGCGGAGGGCGTCGGGCTGGCCGACCTGGTGGATCTGGGCCTGCGCTACGACCTGACCGTCCCGTTGACGCGCTTCTACGGCGCGCACCACGCGCAGCTGCCACTGCCGTTCCGATCGTTCCAGTTCGGGCCGGTGTGGCGGGCGGAACGACCGCAGAAGGGTCGGTATCGGCAGTTCTACCAGTGCGACATCGACATCATCGGCGAGGAGAGCGTGCTCGCCGAGATCGAGCTGATCGAGGCGACCGTCGCGGCGCTGGACGCGATCGGCCTGACGGGGACTACGGTCCGCATCTCCGACCGCAGGCTGCTGGCCGCCGTGGCCGAACACGTCGGGCTGCCCGAACAGGCCTGGGACGGCTTCTTCATCACTCTGGACAAGCTGGACAAGATCGGCTGGGACGGCGTCTCCGCCGAACTGGTGGAGTCACGCGGGCTGGCCGCCGAGGCGGTCACGATGGTGCGCACGCAGATCGAGCGCCTGCGGTCCGTCGCGATCGACGACGTGGTGGACACCTTGGCCGACGCGCTGCCGTCGCTGGACGAGCAGGTCCTGACCGACCTCGGCTCCACCATCGCCGGCCTGGCACCGCTCGCCGAGTCGTCGGGCTCGACCTGGGAGTTCGACCCGACGCTGGTCCGGGGGATGGGGTACTACACCGGTCAGGTGTTCGAGATCGTCCACCCCGACAGCTCCTCGTCGGTGGCGGGCGGCGGGCGTTACGACCGCCTGATCGGCCGGTCGCTCGGTCGTGAGGTGCCCGCCTGCGGCTTCTCCATCGGTTTCGAGCGCATCGTGGACCTGCTCGGCGGGACGCGACGCGGCGAACAGGTGGCGGTGCTGTACGAGACCGACGTCCCCGCGGCCGAGGTGCTGGCCGTCGCACGGGAACTGCGGTCGGCCGGTCGGCCCGCGGCTCCGGTGCGCAGGCGCGGCAAGTTCGGCGCTCAGCTCGACCGGCTCACCGACTGGGGGTTCACCTCCTTCGTGCACCTCGGCACCCGTCGGGACTCGGCGGCGCCGTGGGCGGAGCGACCGCTCGGCGAGCGGTGA
- the hemQ gene encoding hydrogen peroxide-dependent heme synthase, with protein sequence MSGVNAAEINSSIRYTMWSVFRIEQGALPVDRAEAAREAERYLAGLEAKGVTVRGVYDVSGMRADADFMIWWHAEEVEALQAAYTGLRRIVLGQACEPVWSSVGLHRPAEFNRSHIPAFLAGEEPQKYLCVYPFVRSYDWYLLPEDERRTMLADHGKAARPFPDVRANTVASFALGDYEWLLAFEAAELHRIVDLMRELRATEARRHVREELPFYTGVRVSVGELVDRLP encoded by the coding sequence ATGTCTGGCGTGAACGCGGCTGAGATCAACTCGTCCATCCGATACACCATGTGGTCCGTCTTCCGCATCGAGCAGGGCGCGCTGCCCGTCGATCGGGCCGAGGCGGCGCGGGAGGCGGAGCGGTACCTCGCCGGGCTCGAGGCGAAGGGCGTCACCGTCCGCGGCGTCTACGACGTCTCCGGGATGCGGGCCGACGCCGACTTCATGATCTGGTGGCACGCCGAGGAGGTCGAGGCCCTGCAGGCCGCCTACACCGGTCTGCGGCGCATCGTGCTGGGGCAGGCCTGCGAACCGGTGTGGAGCAGCGTCGGGCTGCACCGCCCCGCCGAGTTCAACCGGTCGCACATCCCCGCGTTCCTCGCCGGGGAGGAGCCGCAGAAGTACCTCTGCGTGTATCCCTTCGTGCGGTCCTACGACTGGTATCTGCTGCCGGAGGACGAGCGGCGCACGATGCTCGCCGACCACGGCAAGGCCGCGCGGCCGTTCCCCGACGTCCGGGCGAACACGGTGGCCTCGTTCGCGCTCGGCGACTACGAGTGGCTGCTGGCGTTCGAGGCGGCCGAGCTGCACCGCATCGTCGACCTGATGCGCGAGCTGCGGGCCACCGAGGCCCGGCGGCACGTCCGCGAGGAGCTGCCGTTCTACACCGGCGTCCGGGTGTCCGTCGGCGAGCTGGTCGACCGGCTGCCCTGA
- a CDS encoding Asp23/Gls24 family envelope stress response protein: MSTVAGRDDGRPVPPPVHREARPDGVAPVEPDDRGSLTIAPAVYCKLIRRVAHEFPEVLSDRRGGRGVRVRRHDGAAGPRRRRRWVRGRRRHGSAPDRFAGPADGVRVRLAVALRYPCGVREVAGRIRDRVIAEVDRVTGTPVRALDIVVDGLRADAGPSPR; the protein is encoded by the coding sequence ATGAGCACCGTCGCCGGTCGAGACGACGGCCGTCCGGTCCCGCCGCCGGTGCACCGAGAAGCCCGTCCCGACGGCGTGGCGCCGGTCGAACCCGACGACCGGGGCTCGCTCACGATCGCACCGGCCGTCTACTGCAAGCTGATCCGGCGTGTCGCCCACGAGTTCCCCGAGGTCCTGTCCGACCGCCGCGGCGGCCGAGGCGTGCGGGTGCGGCGTCACGACGGGGCGGCGGGCCCGCGTCGCCGACGCCGGTGGGTCCGAGGCCGACGGCGGCACGGTTCGGCACCGGACCGGTTCGCCGGCCCGGCCGACGGGGTGCGCGTGCGGCTGGCCGTGGCGCTGCGCTATCCGTGCGGGGTCCGCGAGGTCGCGGGGCGCATCCGCGACCGGGTGATCGCCGAGGTCGATCGGGTCACCGGGACCCCCGTGCGGGCGCTCGACATCGTCGTCGACGGCCTCCGTGCCGACGCCGGTCCGTCACCGCGCTGA
- a CDS encoding ATP-dependent DNA ligase, which produces MALPLKSPIEPMLASTAAELPAGDWLFEPKWDGFRCVVFRDGDEIILQSRTGRPLNRYFPEVVRRLAEVLPEQIVLDGELVVARGGRLDFDALGERIHPADSRVRMLAEATPAEFLAFDLLALGSRDLLGAPLHERRELLIELGSTGQAARLRVTPATTDPDTAMTWFDLFEGAGLDGIVCKLLDGAYTPGRRTMIKLKHERTADCVVAGLRWHAKTEPGTSVGSLLLGLYDERRTLHHVGVVGAFTAAVRRSLADDLADLRVTDADEHPWLGDRPVDGQRLPGGESRWRKANTDWVALRPERVVEVAYDHTEGAQPARFRHTARFRRWRPDRDPASCRYDQLDEPVRYDLAAVLAGEVRPQASR; this is translated from the coding sequence ATGGCACTGCCGTTGAAGTCGCCGATCGAGCCGATGCTGGCGAGCACCGCCGCCGAACTGCCCGCCGGGGACTGGTTGTTCGAGCCCAAGTGGGACGGCTTCCGCTGCGTGGTCTTCCGGGACGGCGACGAGATCATCCTGCAGTCACGCACCGGCCGGCCGCTGAACCGCTACTTTCCCGAAGTGGTGCGGCGGCTCGCCGAGGTCCTGCCCGAGCAGATCGTCCTCGACGGCGAACTGGTGGTGGCCCGGGGCGGCAGGCTCGACTTCGACGCGCTCGGCGAACGCATCCATCCGGCCGACAGCAGGGTCCGCATGCTCGCCGAGGCGACGCCCGCCGAGTTCCTGGCCTTCGACCTGCTGGCCCTCGGCTCCCGCGATCTGCTCGGCGCTCCCCTGCACGAACGCCGCGAGCTGCTGATCGAGCTCGGGTCGACGGGCCAGGCCGCCCGGCTGCGCGTCACCCCCGCGACGACCGACCCGGACACGGCCATGACCTGGTTCGATCTGTTCGAGGGCGCCGGACTGGACGGGATCGTCTGCAAGCTGCTGGACGGCGCCTACACTCCCGGACGCCGCACCATGATCAAACTCAAGCACGAGCGCACGGCCGACTGCGTGGTGGCCGGGCTGCGCTGGCACGCCAAGACCGAGCCCGGCACCTCGGTGGGCTCGCTGCTGCTCGGACTGTACGACGAGCGGCGGACCCTGCATCACGTCGGCGTCGTGGGCGCCTTCACCGCCGCCGTCCGCCGTTCGCTGGCGGACGACCTCGCGGACCTGCGGGTGACGGACGCCGACGAACATCCCTGGCTCGGCGACCGCCCCGTCGACGGGCAGCGACTGCCCGGAGGCGAGAGCCGATGGCGTAAGGCGAACACCGACTGGGTCGCGCTGCGGCCGGAACGGGTGGTGGAGGTCGCCTACGACCACACCGAGGGCGCCCAGCCCGCCCGATTCCGCCACACCGCCCGGTTTCGCCGGTGGCGCCCCGACCGCGATCCCGCGTCGTGCCGATACGACCAGCTCGACGAACCGGTCCGCTACGACCTGGCCGCCGTGCTCGCGGGCGAGGTCCGCCCACAGGCATCTCGCTGA